Within the Syngnathus scovelli strain Florida chromosome 6, RoL_Ssco_1.2, whole genome shotgun sequence genome, the region CTGATGAGGCAGACAGAAAAGTGCTGTGAGATATAAGAAGAGCgtgaaaatgatgatgaaatctgtCTGTGGTTCAGCCAACGCCTCAAGTGCTCGCAAGGAGCTCTATTTACAAACAACCTCGTAGttgtggaagttttttttttttttcgctttcTTTGACATACCTTCCGACGCCCTCTCTAAGACGTGTGTCACTTTTTCTGCCTGAAGGATGTGCTTGTTCAAGTATTTGGTGAAGATTCCTGTACTCCTTCCTCCATCCTGGACTTCAAACGCTTCAGCATCTTCACACCTGGAAAACGAGATGGGCTTGTTCCAAAAACCTGATTTTGGAAGAAAAGATTTCAACTTGGAAATGTACATACGTGCCATAGCCATACACGGTATTTCCCTTCGGCTGCTGTGGCATAATTTCCGACGGTATACGTTGCTGGTTGTACCTACAAGAAATGACCGTTTAGAAAAGCCTGAAATATcgacagtaccgtattttccgcactataaggcgcacctaaaaacctccaattttctcagtgcgccttatagtccggaaaatacggtattcccGAAATGCTTACCATTTGCGGCAGGTATCCAACAGGATAACATTCAGCGCAGTGTGTCGTTCCTGCATTTGCAGCATGATGCGTTGCACGCATACACAGTTTCCAGTTTGATACGGTCGTGGAGCATCCACAGGGACCAAGTAATTTCTCCCAGCACTCTCGTAGCCATGGCCAGCATAGTAGAAAAGGCCTGTAAAGGGTTCACGATCGTATAGATTGCTCAATAAGCAGCGTCAAGTGAAAACACGTGCTGACGAAACCAGAGCGAGACGGAAGTAAaccaaaaaaaagtgtgtcatcAAGATATTAACTGTAATGTGAAACTCATATAAGAAGGACATGCAACAGCCAGTACATCTTCCTAGGAGCAATAATTATTTCCACGTAAACAGGTTTTAGATTACAGTACAGCtcgcaaaaatattttgaacttCTTATATGACTTGCCTAGGAGTACATTAAATACACAATATTATTTGAAATCATACAGCACATATGAAAACAAAATTAAGTTATTCTTATGTTACCATTAAAAGAAATGACTTGAttggattttgaaaaataatgcaTTGTACTCTCCACTTACAACCCAGGCTAGACTTAGCTCCACCCTATCCTGAAAGTAATCTATTTTTGTCCTTGACCAAATGTAGAGCATTACGaatagaggtttttttttttttaccgtaaaCTCCTTTGTGAAGGAGGTCGAAAAACTTCTCCACAGCAGCCAGCATCTCCACCTTGGTGAGATCCAACAAGGACACCACTCGGAATCCCAGCTGCCGAAGGAGGTTAGCCAGCTCGTGGACATCCATCATCGGGGCCATTAAACCGTGGTGGTTGGAGTAATTCAAGTTGCCGATAAGAAGGGCAACTTTGTCAACGGCTGAAACGGATCATCAGAATACATTTATGAatccaaaaaataaatcaattgaaaatgaaattgtctaaaacaaaaatgtacCTTTTGTGGGTGATTGAGGAAGTCGGTCATTTTGAACtagatggaaaacaacagaaaACGTGTCatgatttcttttttccaaCAACAATGAGTGATTGGGTCAAGAGGGATTGCATAAGATGTTGCAATCTATTTGTCATGCATACTGCAACAAACAGCAAAAGGGAGAAAGAATACGAGTAGTTTCACTGTAACGTCACCGCTCTTCTGCTCAGACACAATACCGTTTGGATTCGGACAACTTCCCTTTTACTCCGCAAAAATGGGGAAAGTACCTTCTGCATAATGGAAACGAAAATGCTGACTTTTAAGTCAGAGGGAAGACACCAATATTTTATATTAAGATAACTTTTTAAGGGAAACTAAGGAGATTTCAGAGAAAAGTACAGCAAAGTTTGTTTTTCTCAAGTCGGGAGGGGCCGAGACGTTTTGTCAGTGACTTACCGATATTAACTTGGGCGGGTTCGCTCCATATTTCTTCCAGCACGTTAGAAACTGAGCACAGATACGTTCCTTCATGTTTAGCCTCGGCATGATCAATCTACAAGGGGCACAATAGCTCATTTACAGGCCTGAACGTGATGTCATCAAACATCAGGTTACATATTAACCAACATTTTATGATAAACGGCACGGTTAGCGAGCTACAAGGTAAACAAATAATATTAGCACTTGCCAAACATCCTACCTGCAGCGTGTCGGTAGTGTTTTTCAGTAGCGCATGTCCGTTTCTGTACCACTGGTAACGTGGAGCCGGCTTGCCAAATGCCGAGCAGCGGAGTGTGATTTTCGCACCGGGTTGGACTGTCTGGGGTTTGGGGTTGATAACAATGTGGGGATTCCCCTGCCAGTGGCGTGGCAAACCAGACACTGTTGGGAAAAGGTTGAAACATCTTAACGATTTGAAAAAAAGTTGGAGATCAGTATGAAATATGTGGCCAGTCATACCTGATGCATCAATATCCAGCACTTTCACTTTCACCCACTCACTGAACACCCAGTTATAAAAATTATCATTCACCCGGCATACATAGCAGTGAGTTTTAACGGGGTTGATGGTCAGATCTGCCTGTGTTCCACCGTGCacctttaataaaaaaaaaaaaaaacatccattaaGATAATAAGAATTCTCATATGCATCAGGGAGGCAGATGCAAAGCAAATTCCGATACAACAGACAATCAAGATGTGATGAAATTTCAAAGCCGCAGAATGATGCAATGTGGCAACACTTGGTATTTCACCTTTGGCACAAAACACAAGCAAAAACGTATTCAACTTATTCACACAAGTtctatatttaatttaattcgcAAAACATTTTGACACACCTTGATCAAATtggatatacagtaatccctcgtttatcgcggataattgcttccaaaaaccacccgcgataagtgaaatccgcgaagtacagaagtactgggcaggctaacgagttagcggaaagatgctaattcgaatacatgaaaacggacttctaaaggaatgtaaatgaacatttggaggaatactacattgtcctaaaggttagacacatgtatcctcaatttagaagttttattttgacttttaaatgttttttaaaatttggaaaaaaaatccgcgatgtagtgaagccgcgataaacgaaacgcgaagtagtgagggatcactgtaaccGGTTAAAGAAAAAACTGCTTTTAAATACGGGATAGTCAAGAAAAACGCGGTACAATGAAGacattgattgtttttttttgtttttttttctttttttacctcgtAGTTCTCCCCATCATCACCATTGGTGAACCACTGATACTTGAGGATGCCCGCACCCTCAGCACGAACGCTCAGGGTCACTTTCGAGTTCGCAGGCACACAAACAGAGACAGGCTGGCGCTCTATGACAATGTCTGGAACAAGACAACAATCCAGCACTCGTTTATCATCACGACGAATGCGTGACTGCAACTCATAGTCGGTGTCCATTATAAAGCAGCGGCGCACCTCCGATCATCATATATCGGGGATGGAAGCAATCATTCGGTGCATTTCCTTCTTTCCATCGGTTAAATTTTTCCTTCGGGTTCGGCATTTACTGCAATGAAATAAGTCACATTGTTAAACGCCCACCATGTTTCTGTATAATCGAAAAAAtgttgaagaaagaaaaaaaaagttatccgCGTTCTTCTGCGGCAACGACAAGCtgtggaaaagtttttttttaatcctttttttttttttctagtaacAAAGATAAGGGTGATTAGCTACATACTTGCCATGAGCACCGCACCGATAGCTGCCAGAGATTGTTCCTTTCTCATCAAATTCATGACTTAAATCTTTGCAAA harbors:
- the malt3 gene encoding mucosa-associated lymphoid tissue lymphoma translocation protein 1, yielding MPNPKEKFNRWKEGNAPNDCFHPRYMMIGDIVIERQPVSVCVPANSKVTLSVRAEGAGILKYQWFTNGDDGENYEVHGGTQADLTINPVKTHCYVCRVNDNFYNWVFSEWVKVKVLDIDASVSGLPRHWQGNPHIVINPKPQTVQPGAKITLRCSAFGKPAPRYQWYRNGHALLKNTTDTLQIDHAEAKHEGTYLCSVSNVLEEIWSEPAQVNIVQNDRLPQSPTKAVDKVALLIGNLNYSNHHGLMAPMMDVHELANLLRQLGFRVVSLLDLTKVEMLAAVEKFFDLLHKGVYGLFYYAGHGYESAGRNYLVPVDAPRPYQTGNCVCVQRIMLQMQERHTALNVILLDTCRKWYNQQRIPSEIMPQQPKGNTVYGYGTCEDAEAFEVQDGGRSTGIFTKYLNKHILQAEKVTHVLERASEDLGRDPLITGKQAVEIKHTLNEPRSLADPVQTAGHTRELHLRDFCWRQANELPRKRQLVFHCGVKVEVSFSALFSNVIVAFGVIKTTGPKTDNCTITLSSIPAMEELYSGPGRFDEADSMLFDNAVNPDCTLRVCGLQKLKESLIIKMDLHYTHTESRQRLTESQRVDIGKPLVASCKLYETINTSHRKQDIASAQSTGNILHRKQELNPNQPGPRQPFTRKAECGALVAPFRCNEPEENDETELQDVKV